The Aeromonas encheleia genomic sequence ATGCGTGCCATCTTCAGCTGCAGCTCGGCATTGGGCGCCAGCTGGTAGGACTTGGCCAGGGTATCGATGGCCGGATCCAGCTCCTTGGCCTGATGCCAGTAGTTGGCCAGCGCCTTGTAGTTGGCCGCGTTGCCCTCGATGACGCCGTCCTTCATGGCCTTCTCCATCACGCGGGCGGCGCGATGGGGGATGCCGGAGAAGGCCAGGTAGTTGGCGAGGCGCTGCAACTCGGCCGGCTCGGTCAGCATGCCGAGGTGGTAGGCCGACTCCAGCGCCGCCAGCGCCTTGCCATCGTTGCCCGCCTGCATCTGCATGGCCGAGAGCTGGGTCCAGTACTTCTTCTTCTCCGGGTACCTGTCGACCAGGGCGGTCAGCACCTCGGTCGCCGGCTTGTACTGTTTCAGCTCGTAGTGGGCCGCCATCTTCAGCAGATACCAGGACTCGGGCGCCTTGCCCGCCGACAGCTTGATCGCAGTGTCCACCGCCGGAATGGCCTCTCGATACTGCTTGAGCTGCACATGGGCGTTGGCCAGGGTGATGTAGGCGTGCGGGGTCGGTTTCTCATCCTTGCCGAGGCTCGCGAACCACTGGTTCATGGTGCTGATGGAGGCCTTGAAGTCGCCCTCCGCCATGTAGAGCTGGGCCAGGTTGTAGCGCACCTGCTGCGCCACCGGCTGCGGCAGGCCGCCGGTGGCGATGGCATCGGCGAAGTACTTGGTCGCCTGACCGTACTTCTCCTGCTGCGCCGCCACGAAGCCGAGGGTCTGCAGGATCACGCCCTTGTCGTAGACCCGCTCGCCTACCCCGGACAGCGCCTCCTGCAGCTTGGCATTCGCCTCGCCGTATTTCTTCTCGGTGATCAACGCCTGCGCCTTGTTGACCGCGCGGTAGGCGCGATCGGACAAGGCGGGCTGCTCGGCGGCCCAGCTGGCGGTACTGAGCAGTACCGCCATGGCAACCGGGGCGAGGATCAGGGTGTGTAACTTCTTCATCGCCACCTTCCTTAGTTGGTCGCAAACTCGATTTCTTGCTGCATGCGACTGGCTTGCGGCTTGCCATCGATCATGGCCGGCTTGAACGTCCACTTGGTTATGGTCTGACGGGCGGCCTTGCCAAGGTCATAGCTGCGCGGCTCTTCCTTGACGATGCGGATGTTGCTGACGGTGCCACGCTCGGTCACGGTGAACTCCACCAGCACCTTGCCCGTTGCGAGGCCGGCCAGGGCCGCCTTGCGCGGCATCATCGGCTCGAAGGTCGCCAGCGGGATGGCGCCGTTGTTGCCGCCGGTCCCGCCACCACCGCCGCCGGTGCTGTAGGCACCGAGGGCGTTGCCGCCGCCGATGTTGACCGGGATGTCGAGCTTGGGCATGTCCATCGACGAGCTTTCCATCTGCGGCCG encodes the following:
- a CDS encoding tetratricopeptide repeat protein, which gives rise to MKKLHTLILAPVAMAVLLSTASWAAEQPALSDRAYRAVNKAQALITEKKYGEANAKLQEALSGVGERVYDKGVILQTLGFVAAQQEKYGQATKYFADAIATGGLPQPVAQQVRYNLAQLYMAEGDFKASISTMNQWFASLGKDEKPTPHAYITLANAHVQLKQYREAIPAVDTAIKLSAGKAPESWYLLKMAAHYELKQYKPATEVLTALVDRYPEKKKYWTQLSAMQMQAGNDGKALAALESAYHLGMLTEPAELQRLANYLAFSGIPHRAARVMEKAMKDGVIEGNAANYKALANYWHQAKELDPAIDTLAKSYQLAPNAELQLKMARMMIQSKRYQDLVALAAKPAANANGEQRADLKFLTGVAYFEQQKPKEALSAFTQAAQNSNVSGRASPWINFLKEQQGGAITQ
- a CDS encoding energy transducer TonB, producing MRYLISLAVSCVVVFFLFLGMNKLITPDHRELVERDDVTMTDFIRLKPQETLQEKQRELPKPPPPDRPPPPPEMEVASTDRPQMESSSMDMPKLDIPVNIGGGNALGAYSTGGGGGGTGGNNGAIPLATFEPMMPRKAALAGLATGKVLVEFTVTERGTVSNIRIVKEEPRSYDLGKAARQTITKWTFKPAMIDGKPQASRMQQEIEFATN